A DNA window from Tepidisphaeraceae bacterium contains the following coding sequences:
- a CDS encoding AraC family transcriptional regulator, producing MTSHERQPTGPSSQQGRPTDAVADFVPPDRSHELVDESYRMVDYTWFRIRNRLPELATPHYLGHGFATSSHYNIRSVWQEPAVRRCPVVKIALSTGGVVAPRNGTQLRRVQPGEAILRFVEEPDLWESYDGRQSQPWEFLGLIINGELAAHAARALIRGYGHLYDLGLQHPIVRQLQQVAREPNHVREISASAAGRLCADLFGALHASAEASLVGRTEQINNLAERVEATMRGDLRHEWSVDELAARHDVSREHLTRIFTRSYGTPPHRYLVELRVREACELLRGSREPVKSIAYSLGFRSHANFIRIFKRYNGVPPTVYRTRRGVRNSADVI from the coding sequence ATGACGAGCCATGAAAGGCAGCCGACGGGACCGTCGTCGCAGCAAGGCCGACCGACGGACGCCGTCGCCGACTTCGTCCCGCCCGACCGCAGTCACGAACTGGTCGACGAATCGTACCGCATGGTAGATTACACGTGGTTCCGCATCCGGAACCGGCTGCCCGAACTGGCTACTCCCCACTACCTTGGGCACGGGTTTGCGACGTCATCGCATTACAACATCCGAAGCGTCTGGCAGGAGCCGGCCGTCCGCCGTTGTCCGGTCGTCAAGATTGCGCTATCAACCGGTGGCGTCGTGGCGCCCCGGAACGGCACGCAGCTTCGTCGCGTACAGCCCGGCGAGGCAATCCTACGCTTCGTGGAGGAGCCAGATCTCTGGGAGTCTTACGATGGGCGACAGTCGCAGCCCTGGGAGTTCCTGGGCCTGATCATCAACGGCGAGCTGGCGGCGCATGCGGCCCGCGCGCTGATCCGGGGCTATGGACATCTCTATGACCTCGGGCTTCAGCATCCAATCGTCCGGCAACTTCAGCAGGTGGCCCGCGAGCCCAACCACGTCCGTGAGATCTCCGCGTCGGCAGCCGGTCGGCTTTGTGCCGATCTGTTCGGGGCGCTTCACGCCAGTGCCGAGGCGTCGTTGGTCGGGCGTACCGAGCAGATTAATAACCTCGCCGAGCGGGTCGAGGCGACCATGCGGGGGGACCTGCGTCACGAGTGGTCCGTCGACGAGCTCGCAGCACGTCACGACGTCTCGCGCGAGCACCTCACCCGGATCTTCACGCGCAGCTACGGCACCCCGCCGCACCGTTACCTCGTCGAGCTCCGCGTCCGCGAGGCCTGCGAGTTGCTCCGCGGCAGCCGCGAACCGGTGAAGTCGATCGCCTACAGCCTCGGGTTCCGCTCACATGCCAACTTCATCCGGATCTTCAAGCGGTACAACGGCGTACCCCCGACCGTCTACCGCACTCGACGCGGCGTACGCAATTCTGCCGATGTGATCTGA